One window of Vespula pensylvanica isolate Volc-1 chromosome 15, ASM1446617v1, whole genome shotgun sequence genomic DNA carries:
- the LOC122634589 gene encoding uncharacterized protein LOC122634589 produces the protein MICEQLVKINTLDIIARKKLIDNLEESIFKQNTLETLCLENLSLTRIEGIRLLSALYNSRKTMKYLYCWRAFKRKEGPLLVDIRNVTGSGLYTDKISKKCDWFRLIGCLESLNTLSVNYAYIATPTGDLLVNLAKVLGSKWQWLQLLCLEEEIPNEVNPDDGVGGYRIPDVAWMEARLWAPGLKVQYVFIGLPEYDRHKMFFSRHTPMHTFALSSDIDLRFRQPWFLDCTIKTLYTWYPKTLVFLNLQLWHQRDNLDLPLKNLFLRLPALRTFEFRGEIRMLATLCAMCCQVRAGKCNVNCVNIHLQKIIHDDVNNNNFVKGVEYLLICFKKDFSELNVTFEIDFCKS, from the exons ATGATTTGTGAACAACtagttaaaataaatacattagaTATCATTGCTCGAAAGAAACTGATTGATAATTTGGAAGAAAGTATAtt TAAACAGAACACATTAGAAACTCTTTGTCTGGAAAACTTATCATTGACAAGAATAGAGGGCATACGATTGCTTTCAGCTTTATATAATTCTCGTAAaactatgaaatatttatattgttggcgtgcttttaaaagaaaagaaggaccTCTACTAGTTGATATTCGAAATGTCACGGGATCAGGCTTGTATACAGACAAGATTTCTAAGAAATGCGATTGGTTTCGTCTGATCGGGTGTTTAGAATCTTTAAATACTTTATCCGTgaattatgcatatatagcAACACCTACAGGAGATCTCCTCGTTAATCTCGCAAa GGTTTTAGGATCTAAATGGCAATGGTTGCAATTGTTGTgcttagaagaagaaattccaAATGAGGTTAATCCCGATGATGGTGTTGGTGGTTATAGAATACCTGATGTAGCATGGATGGAAGCACGTCTTTGGGCACCTGGTTTAAAAGTTCAATATGTTTTCA TTGGTTTACCGGAGTACGACAGACACAAAATGTTCTTTTCCCGCCACACACCAATGCACACATTTGCACTTTCCAGTGACATCGATTTACGATTTCGACAACCTTGGTTTCTTGATTGCACGATTAAAACTCTCTACACTTGGTATCCAAAAACTCTTg TATTTCTGAACTTACAATTGTGGCATCAACGAGATAATTTAGATCTCCCATTGAAGAATCTTTTCCTACGATTACCAGCATTACGAACTTTTGAATTTAGGGGGGAAATTCGGATGCTTGCAACTTTATGTGCTATGTGTTGTCAAGTGCGAGCTGGAAAGTGTA atGTTAATTGTgttaatatacatttacaaaaaattatacacgatgacgtaaataacaataatttcgttaaaggggttgaatatttattaatatgttttaaaaaagatttttctgaATTGAATGTTACGTTCGAAATTGATTTCTGCAAgtcttaa
- the LOC122634586 gene encoding T-complex protein 1 subunit zeta, with translation MAAISLLNPKAEFARAAQALAVNISAAKGIQEVMRTNLGPKGTMKMLVSGAGDIKITKDGNVLLHEMQIQHPTASLIARASTAQDDITGDGTTSTVLVIGELLKQADLYISEGLHPRVLTEGFELARAKTLEILDSLKIPITVTRENLLEIARTSLRTKVHPTIADKLTGICVDAVLAIRQEGKEIDLHMVELMEMQHRTAIDTTLIRGIVTDHGCRHPDMPKRVENAYILTCNVSLEYEKSEVNSGFFYKTAEEREKLVAAERHFIDNRVKKIIELKKKLCDGTNKSFVIINQKGIDPPSLDMLAKENIMALRRAKRRNMERLALACGGIAMNSVDDLQEEQLGWAGLVYEHVLGETKYTFIEDCKNPNSVTILLKGPNKYTLEQLKDAVRDGLRAIKNAIDDQAIIPGAGAFEVAACQALQQYKEKVKGKQRLGVQAYAEALLIIPKTLAINSGFDSQDTIVKLLEESSTLGEAVGLDVTTGEALKPVDAGIFDNYVVKKQIINSCTIIASNLLLVDEIMRAGLSSLKG, from the exons atggcAGCAATTAGTTTATTAAATCCAAAAGCCGAATTCGCCAGAGCAGCGCAAGCACTGGCTGTAAATATATCTGCTGCAAAAGGTATCCAAGAAGTCATGAGGACTAACTTAGGGCCCAAAGGAACCATGAAAAT GTTGGTATCTGGAGCtggagatataaaaataactaaagATGGAAATGTATTACTTCATGAAATGCAGATTCAACACCCAACAGCATCTTTAATTGCAAGAGCATCAACTGCTCAAGATGATATAACTGGAGATGGTACAACTAGTACTGTATTAGTTATAGGAGAACTTCTTAAACAAGCAGATCTTTACATCTCGGAAGGCTTACATCCAAGGGTGTTAACAGAAGGCTTTGAATTAGCTCGTGCTAAAACATTAGAGATTTtagattcattaaaaatccCAATTACTGTTACCAGGGAAAATCTTTTAGAAATAGCAAGGACATCACTTAGAACAAAAGTCCATCCTACTATAGCAGATAAATTGACAGGAATTTGTGTAGATGCAGTATTAGCTATCAGacaggaaggaaaagaaattgatttacaTATGGTAGAATTAATGGAAATGCAGCATAGGACTGCTATTGATACTACTTTAATTCGTGGTATTGTGACAGATCATGGTTGCAGACATCCAGATATGCCTAAAAGAGTAGAAAATGCATATATTCTTACATGTAATGTCAGTttagaatatgaaaaaagtgaa gtAAACAGTGGATTCTTCTATAAAACAgctgaagaaagagaaaaattagttGCAGCAGAAAGACACTTCATAGATAAtcgtgttaaaaaaataattgagttGAAGAAGAAGTTGTGTGATGGAACAAATAAGtcatttgttataataaatcaaaagggTATAGATCCACCATCTTTAGATATgcttgcaaaagaaaatattatggcTTTACGTCGTGCTAAACGTAGGAATATGGAACGTTTAGCACTTGCATGTGGTGGAATAGCTATGAATTCTGTAGATGACTTGCAGGAGGAACAACTTGGCTGGGCTGGCTTAGTTTATGAACATGTTCTG gGAGAAACTAAATACACGTTTATAGAAGATTGTAAAAACCCAAATTCTGTCACAATTCTTCTGAag GGACCAAATAAATACACACTAGAACAATTGAAGGATGCTGTAAGAGATGGATTAAGGGCTATAAAAAATGCTATTGATGATCAAGCTATTATACCTGGAGCTGGTGCTTTTGAAGTAGCTGCTTGTCAAGCACTTCAacaatataaagagaaagtaaaaggaaagcaACGTTTAGGAGTACAGGCTTATGCTGAAGCTTTACTCATTATTCCAAAAACTCTtg CTATTAACAGTGGTTTTGATTCTCAAGACacaattgtaaaattattggaAGAAAGTTCTACTCTAGGAGAAGCAGTTGGTTTAGATGTGACTACTGGAGAGGCTCTAAAACCAGTTGATGCTggaatttttgataattatgtcgtgaaaaaacaaataattaattcatg caCCATTATTGCAAGTAATCTTCTACTTGTTGATGAAATAATGAGAGCTGGATTATCTTCTTTGAAAGGTTGA